Genomic window (Planococcus sp. MSAK28401):
GCCCATGATGGTCCGGCCGGCTGTCGATTTGCCGCAGCCTGACTCTCCCACGAGCCCAAAGGTTTCGCCGCGCTTGATATCAAATGAAATACCGTCGACCGCTTTTAACGTCGTGTCTTTGCCGAGATCGAAGTGGCGCTTAAGTTCCTGTACGGACAATAAAGTTTCGTTCGTCATGTTGTTTCCTCCTGTGTAAACCTGCGGACAGCACATAATTCCTTGTCATAGACCGTGCCTTCGAGACGGTTGATTTCAATAGCTTTGCCGGATGTCGGCGAATGGATCATCATGCCATCGCCGTAATAAATGCCGACATGATGAAGTTTTCCTTGCCCTTCTTCATAAGCGAAGAATAAGAGGTCGCCAGTTTGCCAAGCAGCAGAATCGAAATGGTCGATTTCCCTTCCCTCCACAGACTGATCTCCTGCATCGCGTGATATGTAGTAACCGTTCGCTTTTAGCATATGATGGGAAAATCCGGAACAGTCATAACCGAGGCTCGACATGCCACCCCAGAGATATTGCAATCCTAAAAAGCGCTCCGCCTCATCCGCAATTGACTCACCGTTCCCGAGCGGAATCTGTTCAGGCGATGGGACAAGCTGTACGTGCTTAGCTTCTATATATGCATCGCCATCCGGCGTATGGACATGGACACGCGTTTCGTTCGCATCTTTGATCGGCAGCAAGCTGTTAAATGGAAGTTGGGCAATCGGCCGGCGGTCTGGCGTCCATAATTGCGCTTTATCGGTGGATACGCGTGCATAGCTTCGATCCGCAAATGAATCGACTTCTTTTAGATGTGCTAGCGGCAGCCATCCTGGATAGCCG
Coding sequences:
- a CDS encoding C40 family peptidase, encoding MAQTESTTWVCRVPVTSVWTHPDKVREVDAHGVADTPDINKWREAMNQKETKDLTVSNRLQTQLLYGEPVLIEEIDGTWAKIIAPWQPSNKDERGYPGWLPLAHLKEVDSFADRSYARVSTDKAQLWTPDRRPIAQLPFNSLLPIKDANETRVHVHTPDGDAYIEAKHVQLVPSPEQIPLGNGESIADEAERFLGLQYLWGGMSSLGYDCSGFSHHMLKANGYYISRDAGDQSVEGREIDHFDSAAWQTGDLLFFAYEEGQGKLHHVGIYYGDGMMIHSPTSGKAIEINRLEGTVYDKELCAVRRFTQEETT